The Leifsonia sp. 1010 genomic sequence GCCTTGAACGCGGCACGCACGGCGATCTCGGTCTTGCCGAAGCCGACATCGCCCGAGATCAGTCGGTCCATCGGGATGGGCCGCTCCATGTCGGCCTTCACCTCGTCGATGGTCTGCAGCTGGTCGGGCGTCTCCGCGAACGGGAAGGCCTCCTCCAGCTCGCGCTGCCAGGGGGTGTCCGGAGCGAAGGCGTGACCCTTGCTCGCCATGCGGGCCGAATAGAGCTTGACCAGCTCCACGGCGATGTCACGCACCGCCCTGCGCGCCCGGCCCTTCGCGGCGGCCCAGTCGCTGCCGCCCATCTTGGACAGCTGCGGCGCCTCGCCGCCGACATAGCGGGTGAGGAGGTCGAGCTGGTCCGTCGGCACGTAGAGCTTGTCGCCGGGGTAGCCGCGCTTCGAGGGCGCGTACTCGAGCACGAGGTACTCGCGCTTCGACTTGACCGCATTGCGGCCGCCGCTGGACACCTCGCGCTGGGTCAGCTCAACGAACCTGCCGATGCCGTGCGTCTCGTGCACGACGTAGTCGCCCGGCTTCAGCTGCATCGGGTCGACGACGTTCTTGCGCCGCGCCGCCAGCTTCTTGACCTGGCGGGAGTCGTAGCCCACCGCGCGGCCGTAGAACTCGGCCTCGCTGATCAGCGCGAGCTTGGTCTCGGGAACCTCGAAGCCGTGCTCGGCCGTCGCCTTGACGAGGTAGGCGATGCCCGGCTCCGGGTCGGTCGGGAACTCGTCGACCGGCCGTGCGGGCAGCTCCGACTCGGCCAGGACGTCGGCGGCGCGCTCGACCAGGCCGTTGCCGGCCGCGACGATCGCGACGCTCCAGCCGTCGCGCAGGCGCGCGGCGACGTGTTCGACGGCGCCGGAGACGTTGCCCTGGAAGCTGGGCACCGCCTCGGCGTGGATGCGCACCTGCAGGTGCTCCTCCAGCTCGCGCTCCTCGGGAAGCACGTCGTTCGCCTGGAAGCCACTCATCGTCCACCACGGATGGTCGGGGCTCGGAGCTCCGGGACGACTGAACTTGACCGAGTCCTTGAGCTGCTGCAGCGTCAGGAAGTCTCCGGCGGCGAGATCGATCGGCGCGGCGGCGCCGACGGTCGCCGCGCTCCAGGCCGCGGAGAGGAACTCGCGGTTCGTCTCGGCCAGGCTGACCGCGCGGGAGGCGACGCGCTCCGGCGACAGCACCGCGACGGCCGCGCCGTCGGGCAGGTAGTGCGTGAGCGGCACCAGACGGTCGACGAGCGCGGGAGCCAGCGACTCCATCCCCTCGACCGGAATGCCCTCGCCGATCTTGGCGAGCATGGCCGAGAGGCTCGGGAACTCGTGCTCCATCTCCCGCGCGCGCTGACGCACGGAGTCGCTGAGCAGCAGCTCGCGGCTCGGCGGCAGGCTCACCTCGGCGATCGGCTCGGGCATCGACCGCTGGTCGGCCACCGAGAAGGCGCGGATCGCATCCACCTCGTCGCCGAAGAAGTCGATGCGGTACGGGTGGTCCGCCGTCGGCGGGAACACGTCGAGGATGCCGCCGCGGACGGCGAACTCGCCGCGCCGGGTGACCATGTCGACGCGTCCGTAGGCCAGGTCGATCAGCTGCGACGCGAGGCCGCCGAGGTCGAACCCGCGTGCCCCCGACTTCAGGGCGACCGTCGAGTAGTCGGTGAGGTTGTCGGCGAGAGGCTGCAGCGCGGCCCGCACCGACGCGACCAGGATGAACGGGGTGCTGCGGTCGCCCTCGGACCAGTCGGCCAGACGCCGGAGCGCGCTCAGGCGCTTGCCGACGATCTCGGGGCTCGGGCTCAGCCGCTCGTGCGGCAGCGTCTCCCAGGCGGGGAACTCGACGATCTCGCCTTCGGGCAGGATGCAGGGAAGGGCGCCGCGGATCGACTCCGACTCGCGACCGGTCGCCGTGATGAGCAGGATCGCCTGCGATGCGCCCTGCTCGGCGCGCCTGCGCAGCAGCCCGGCGAGGAGCGGAGCCCGCAGGCCGTCCGTCAGCGAGAAGTCGGCGTCGCGCGCCGCATAGCCGAGCGCATCGTTGAACGAGGACTCGCGTGCGAGCGCGGCGACCAGACCCTGGAGTATCACTCGGTCAATTCTACGTGGGCCCACCGACAGGTCGAGGGGTGCGGAAGGGACGAGACTCAGATCCATCCCTCGAGGGCCCGCATGAAGCCCTCGTGGTCGTCACGGTTGATGACGTGGCCGGATCCGGGGACGACGCGCACCTCGTACCCTTCGGTGCGCAGCCGCTCGGCGAGCTCCGGCTTCACGAGCTGGGAGTTGTCGGCCAGCATGACCATCGACGGCACCGTCATGACCTCGGGCGCACGCATCGCGGAGGGTGTCACCACCACCGGAAGCACGGCCCGGTCGAACGCCTTGAACGTCTCGACCTCGATCGCGACATCGGCCGGATCCCAGCGCGGGTTGCGCTTCGCGATGCGTGCGGCCGACTGCCGGGCGAGGGTACGCAGGAAGGCCGGCGCGAGCATCTGCTGGAACCGGTTCGCGGCCGGGCACGAGAATGCGGGGTCGACGTAGATCACGCGCTGCGGGTCGAGCCGCTCGATCGCGAGGCTCACGGTCAGACCGCCCAGCGAGTGACCCATGACCAGTTCGGGATGCGCGGGCACCGTGTCGACGATGTCCTGCGCCATCAGCTCGGCGGAGTACTGCTCCGTGCGGGGACTGTGGCCGTGGCCCCGGAGGTCGACGGCGATGACGTGGTAGCCGCGCTCGGCGAGCACCGGCCCGACCCGGCGCCAGTTGCGCGAGTCCGACATGACCCCGTGGACGAGGATCGCGAGCCGGTCTCCGGTGCCCCACTCGCGGGTGTACAACTTCATGCCGGTCACGGTACGCGTCGTGCCTGGTCCGAGGCAGGGTGTCCGCTACGCTCTGGCTGAGCATCCGCCGTGAGGCGGCCCGAATCCGAGGGGGAACCGTGACCGACCCGAATCAGCCCGCGTACTACAACTCCTATCCGCCGCCGCCGTCGCCGTACGCGCCCGCCGGGTGGGATGCGCCGCCCGCTCCCCCGCGCTCGCGTGCGCTCGGCATCACGGCGATGTCCATTGCGATCCCGGTCTTCATCCTCTCGGTGATCGCATCGGTGGTCGTCGGCACGGCTGCCGGTCCGCTCGCGTCGCGCACGTCATCCAGCTTCTCCTTCAACACGAGCGATCTCACGCCGGAGCAGGCGCAGGCGTTCGCGCCCGTCGCGCTCCTCATGGGCGTGCAGATGCTGCTCGGGACGGCGCTCGGCATCCTCGCGCTCGTGCTCGGCATCGTGGCGGTCGCGACGAAGCGCGGACGGCCGTTCGGCGTCGTGGCCATCATCGTGGCCGCGGCGGCGCCGATCGTGTCGTTCGCGGTGTACGCGGCGGCGCTGGGGGCGACGCTCCCCGCCGCGTGACGGCCGCCGGAAACGGAGGTCTTCCGCGTGCCTGACGCCCGCATCCACCTCCGTTTCCGGCCGACACGCGGGTCGCGCACCCGTTTCTCCTCCCTTTCCGGCCGCCTCGACGCGTGCGGGACAGGGAGGAGGTTCCGGCTCGGCACGCCGGTGGGCGCGCGAAAGGGAGGCGTTCGGGCCGGCTGAGCCTGGGATGTCCTCCGTTCGCGGCGGACGGGTCAGCGCGCGTGGAAGCGGTTCTGCGCGGTGGCGAGGCCGTCGGCGGCGATCTGCTCGACCGCGTCCGCGGCATCCGCCACGAGGATGGGAAGGTTTTTGCGCTCGGTCGCCGAGAAGCCCTTGAGGACGTGGTCGGCGGCAGCCGATGAACCCGGCGGACGGCCGACACCGACGCGCACGCGGGTGAAGTCGCCCGTGCCGATCGCGGCGATGACATCCCGGACCCCGTTGTGGCCGCCGTGCCCGCCGCCGTACTTCAGACGGAGGGTGTCGAACGGGATGTCCAGCTCGTCATGCACCACGATCAGGTGCGACGGGTCGAGCGAGTAGAAACGCAGCAGCTGCGACACCGGCCCGCCGGACACGTTCATGTACGTGTTCGGCTTGGCCAGGACGAAACGCGGGCCGCCGGGGGTCAACCGACCCTCGGCGACCGTCGCGTTCGTCTTGTGGGTCTTGAAGGTGAGGCGGCCGCGCGAAGCGAGCTCGTCGAGCACCATCTGGCCCACGTTGTGACGTGTGGCGGCGTAGCCGGGCCCGGGGTTGCCGAGCCCGACCACGAGCCACGGCCCGTCGGACGGTCCCGTGGACGACGCCTGACGGGTGGATTCCATGGGAGGTGCTTACTCGGCGCTTCCGGCGGCCTCGGCGTCGGCGGCGGCCTCTGCCGCAGCGGTCTCCTCGTCCTCGGCGCGGGCGGAGGCCGGCACCGCGATGTTGACGATGAGGAGCTCCTCGTCCTCGGCCAGGGTGGAGCCCTGCGGGAGGTCGAAGTCCTTCGCGAGGTACTGGGTGCCCTCCGGCGCGTCGGTGACGTCGATGACGATGCGCTCCGGGATGTGGGTCGCCTCGGTCTCGAGGCGGATGGTGCTGACCTCGAGCATCGCGATGGTGCCGGAGTACGGCTCGCCCTCGACGTGCACGGGCACCTCGACGGTGACCTTCTCGCCGCGGCGGATCAGGATGAGGTCGAGGTGCTCGATGATCTGCGACACCGGGTCCTTCTGCACGTCCTTGACCAGCGCGAGCTCGGCCTTGCCGGCGATGTCGAGGTCGAGGACCGCGTTCGCCTTGCGGAGCAGCAGGCCGACCTGGTGCGCCGGGACGGTGATGTGGACAGGGTCGGTGCCGTGACCGTAGATGACGGCGGGGATCTTGCCGGCGGCACGGATCTTGCGCGCCGCGCCCTTGCCGAAGCTCTCGCGCAGCTCGGCTGCGACCTTGTTGGACTCGTCTGCCATGGTGTCTCCTCGCCGGACGTGGTCCGGCTGTCGGGCGAGCCGCGAGGCCCGCAGTGTGGTTGTTGTTCGACTCGAACGCATCGAAGTGCGCGAGGAAAGACTGCGTAGCCTGCTCCACCGCGTCGATCACGGATGCTGGGGCAGCATCCCTCGCCGAAGTTCAGTTGCCGAGTCTACCCGATGCCGATAAGCTAAGCGCGCTTATTAGTTTCGGATCGGAGAACACCATGTGGACCACCCAGTACCGCGACCTGACGACCGCCCCCGCCTCCGCCGTCTGGTCGGCGCTGCGCGACCTCCACAGCGGCACGCCGCTCGGCCCGGCCAGCGACCGCTTCGAGCTGCACGGACCCTTCGCGGTCGGGACGGCCATCACCGTCACCCCGCAAGGACAGGACGCCATGACCTCCGAGATCGTGGAGCTCGTGCCCGAGCGGGTCTACGCGGATCGCACCGCGTTCGGCGGCCTCACCCTCACCTTCCGCCACACGATCATGCCGGAGGCGGACGACCGGACCGCCGTGACCCACACGCTCGAGATCGACGGCGAGGGCGCCGACGCCGTCGGCCCGGAGCTCGGCCCGCAGATCGCCGGC encodes the following:
- the mfd gene encoding transcription-repair coupling factor; its protein translation is MILQGLVAALARESSFNDALGYAARDADFSLTDGLRAPLLAGLLRRRAEQGASQAILLITATGRESESIRGALPCILPEGEIVEFPAWETLPHERLSPSPEIVGKRLSALRRLADWSEGDRSTPFILVASVRAALQPLADNLTDYSTVALKSGARGFDLGGLASQLIDLAYGRVDMVTRRGEFAVRGGILDVFPPTADHPYRIDFFGDEVDAIRAFSVADQRSMPEPIAEVSLPPSRELLLSDSVRQRAREMEHEFPSLSAMLAKIGEGIPVEGMESLAPALVDRLVPLTHYLPDGAAVAVLSPERVASRAVSLAETNREFLSAAWSAATVGAAAPIDLAAGDFLTLQQLKDSVKFSRPGAPSPDHPWWTMSGFQANDVLPEERELEEHLQVRIHAEAVPSFQGNVSGAVEHVAARLRDGWSVAIVAAGNGLVERAADVLAESELPARPVDEFPTDPEPGIAYLVKATAEHGFEVPETKLALISEAEFYGRAVGYDSRQVKKLAARRKNVVDPMQLKPGDYVVHETHGIGRFVELTQREVSSGGRNAVKSKREYLVLEYAPSKRGYPGDKLYVPTDQLDLLTRYVGGEAPQLSKMGGSDWAAAKGRARRAVRDIAVELVKLYSARMASKGHAFAPDTPWQRELEEAFPFAETPDQLQTIDEVKADMERPIPMDRLISGDVGFGKTEIAVRAAFKAVQDGKQVAVLVPTTLLVKQHAETFQERFAGFPIHLRQLSRFQTDKEARETLRGMADGTVDVVIGTHRILADGVSFKDLGLVIIDEEQRFGVEHKDALKKLKTNVDILAMSATPIPRTLEMAVTGIREMSTLATPPEDRHPILTFVGPYSDKQVAAAIRRELLREGQVFFVHNRVGSITSMAAKLAELVPEARIGVAHGKMNEHALEQVVVDFWERRFDVLVSTTIIETGLDIANANTIIIDRADKYGLSQLHQLRGRVGRGRERAYAYFLWDENKPLSETAHDRLSTIAANNDLGSGMQVALKDLEIRGAGNLLGGEQSGHIAGVGFDLYLRMIGEAVSTFRGEVAEGQTELRLELPVDAHIPEEYVDSERLRLEAYQKLSTASSPAAKDGQIDLVLEELTDRYGTPPEAVTNLVAVSRLRRAAQKAGLGEVVAMGSNLRLAPAILPDSLQVRLQRMYPGSKYHAAPKVATVPLPRVNGEALDDASLISWVADLLGALFPEKETAAAERAS
- a CDS encoding alpha/beta fold hydrolase, producing the protein MKLYTREWGTGDRLAILVHGVMSDSRNWRRVGPVLAERGYHVIAVDLRGHGHSPRTEQYSAELMAQDIVDTVPAHPELVMGHSLGGLTVSLAIERLDPQRVIYVDPAFSCPAANRFQQMLAPAFLRTLARQSAARIAKRNPRWDPADVAIEVETFKAFDRAVLPVVVTPSAMRAPEVMTVPSMVMLADNSQLVKPELAERLRTEGYEVRVVPGSGHVINRDDHEGFMRALEGWI
- the pth gene encoding aminoacyl-tRNA hydrolase, which encodes MESTRQASSTGPSDGPWLVVGLGNPGPGYAATRHNVGQMVLDELASRGRLTFKTHKTNATVAEGRLTPGGPRFVLAKPNTYMNVSGGPVSQLLRFYSLDPSHLIVVHDELDIPFDTLRLKYGGGHGGHNGVRDVIAAIGTGDFTRVRVGVGRPPGSSAAADHVLKGFSATERKNLPILVADAADAVEQIAADGLATAQNRFHAR
- a CDS encoding 50S ribosomal protein L25/general stress protein Ctc → MADESNKVAAELRESFGKGAARKIRAAGKIPAVIYGHGTDPVHITVPAHQVGLLLRKANAVLDLDIAGKAELALVKDVQKDPVSQIIEHLDLILIRRGEKVTVEVPVHVEGEPYSGTIAMLEVSTIRLETEATHIPERIVIDVTDAPEGTQYLAKDFDLPQGSTLAEDEELLIVNIAVPASARAEDEETAAAEAAADAEAAGSAE
- a CDS encoding polyketide cyclase, with product MWTTQYRDLTTAPASAVWSALRDLHSGTPLGPASDRFELHGPFAVGTAITVTPQGQDAMTSEIVELVPERVYADRTAFGGLTLTFRHTIMPEADDRTAVTHTLEIDGEGADAVGPELGPQIAGDFPVAMAELLHAAETRTAAHA